DNA from Apostichopus japonicus isolate 1M-3 chromosome 15, ASM3797524v1, whole genome shotgun sequence:
CGCAGATTGGAAATCAGTGCTATTGTCGAGGAACACCACAAGAAGAGCACAAGCGGCCGGTAATCCTGattgtaacaacaacaaaaacagtcaGAAACATgatgatttttaaaattatatttcattatttaattgCTAAACAAGGTTCCTTTGGTGACCAAAAAATATGGACCACAAGTCGAAGTTTGACCAATTGTCAATTTTTATGTTTGGGTAGTACTCTATGGACCATTCTCCATTACCTATTTAAAGTAACCGTCCATTCGATACGGTCAGTGGCATTCTGTCGGAATCCGTCGATCGGATTGCAACCCATTAAAAAGTTATAAAAGTCCCTAAAACTAACTTACCATAAGCTAGTAGACAAGCTATTGGTATAAAGTGTCGAACGGTGGTCCTTTCAGTTTTGAGGAATAAATAGTGCATGTTCACAGCTTCTGCGGACATCCAAGCCAAAGTAGAAAGACAGAAGAAATGGATGATCACTGAGGCTAACGTGCAATAGATATCCTTCCCCACTGCTAGAGGGCTCAGTAGGAAGGCGATGTAGAAGCCCAGTAGAGATAGGCAAAGGTTGATGTGGATATGAGTTGGCTGCTTCGACCTGAAAGATCTAAAATAAAAGAAGCCTaacattacataaaatattaaagataGTCTTTTAAAGTTAGTAAAGACCTTCAGTGATTTCCTGTTATTAGCATTGAAGCTACTTGAATCCCAGTCGAAGAGACTCgtgagatgatgatgattaacAGTTACAGTCGCAATGTAAGGTGACTGGGGTTACGGATGGGTCAAGTTGCTTAGTTGTGTGCccaggctctatcttgggtgacaTTTGTACGATGTAAGAAGTAAATACGATATCGAATCTCAATAGAGAAAGACAGATCTTTATAAATGTCGAACATATGAACATGTTACattaatttacattaaaaaacacattaaGACAATCATCTATGCCGGTATTCATAGCATTCGTAACATTTTACTACGACAGTTAAACTAACGATATTGGTCTGAGTCAATATTGTAAGATGGCGACAGAAGTAGCACTAAAGAGGGGATGTGATGCTTAATTAAAACGTCATCTATGATAGACTTCATGTGCTCAGTAACTTACTTTAAGGAGACAAAGACTATCAGACATCCTACCAGAGCTAATCCCGAGATTATCGATCCGATCAAAGTAACATAGTATAAAGCAACTTGATCCTCCACGGGTCCCTTACGAACTCTCTGTTGAACAATAGAAAATATAAACGGATTTACTCAACGTTGGCCATTGCCTCATGTTAAGTCATATTGTTGTACAGTTTATATGACTTACTTCACATGTGATTGCATGTATGGTTTTCCACGAAACGCTGGTGCGGATGACTTTTCGCCTTAATGCGATGAAGTTGTGATGATTTAGATGTAGATTTAGATAAAGTCGGTTACATTGTTCATTTCGCTTGATTATATGATATCAAATTAAGATATAAAAGAAGTACTTTGAAGACGGTTATATGAACCATTTGCTGTAAAAGCTCAAGTCTGAGCAAATGTTTGCATGTTCAATGGCATTTTAAAAGTGTACAACAATAAAGACGAAGAAAGTATTGTATGAAATTTTCATATAAGCAAACGACCCTGCTAtttgattaattgattaattcTAATTAAATCTAAAGTTTTCTGTTcagattgatttattgattattCCTTTAAAGATATAccttaattattttttattttcactttgaaTGACCATTGTCTTTTCATGATTTGCCGATTTGCTACTTCTTATAGTAAATCACCTATCATTTACGTGTGCATTGTGCAGTTTGTGTGTGGATATATTATGGGTGAATAGATGTACACATGTTTGCAGGTGTCACATCTGCTTCCAATACAAtaacaaaagttgaaaaatataaGATAATAAATGCTTACAATAAGGATAGCAAAACTGCCCAGCCGATCACATGAACACATGGTAAGGTCACGATTATCGTGGAACATCCTCTTACACCCGTCTTTTGTCCAAAACCCTTCCCCGGTGTTTTCATTATAACTCCAGACAACACAGTCCTGTGCTTCAATAGTTTCTTCTACACTTATTTTCTGCCGTGAAAAATAAGCTCATAACATTACTTGTCACAgaatatattcatatgttaCTTAATGTTATCTTATGAACTTCATTCCTAAAAGTCTAATTCTGAAAATAATAGGGGAAAATAAATCAAGATAAGAATTATTTTTTCGTCAGTGTGCATCTATTATATCACAACTATATTTGATCCAAGTGCATACTGACCGATTTTAAGAAAACTCAATTATCAATAACTTCCAGACGTACAACTATCCAGAGATACAACTTTAATCCAAATTTTACTCGAACACGAAATGAGTAATTCATCTGTACACATCCATAACAAGAATTACTTTATTGTGAGCCTTTTTCAATGCCTCCTTCTGACGAAATGCCATGGCTATCTAGTAGTACCTTGCTTCTTTAAACAAGCTAATTCTATATTTATTTGCTTCATGTATTGTGGTCATATCATACCATAcataccatatatatgtatatacgatAAAGAAATGtgtactccaaaagaaaatattattagacaaaagcaaagaaataatatatgactcataattgacaaataaggaatACTGTGttagaatatatatagatatatatatatatatatatatatatatatataaataaataatatatatatatatataaatatatatatatatttatatatatatatatatatatatataaataaatatgtaatataaatacataatatgTATAGTTTgctgccattttgaaatttgtgaaaCAATTACCGTCAAAGTTGGCAAAACTTTCACAGACATGTAACAACATATGTGTACATACTTCTAATTAAGAATTAAGTTTTGGGATGAGCGTTGTGGACTGTATTTGTACCAGTAAGCTTTTAAAAGTGCAGATTGCAGAGTTTTACAGATAAAGATATTTATATGATTGGGACTTGCAAACTCTTTTCACACGAAATCATTTTACCAGATTTGATAGGAATGTTGCGATCACATGTGAATCCTGAGGGAGTTTTACGATGCTAGTATTCTCAGTTCGTATAATGGCGGAGATGATTTGACTTGCAACCCTTTCATTTACTGTGGACTTATCTTCCTCTTCAATATTCTCTTCCGCCTCTGTCGGCATTGATGGTCTGAACAGAACGTCATTACCATAGATTATGAAAGTTACTGGAACAGCTGTCAACTCGACACCAGCTGAAATTGGAAAAATTTATATACAGTTTTACTATACTTAAACTGAGCTACCTTAAAATTAGTTAACATTATATTTGAATTATTTCCAATTTTCCTTCATATTAATGTACTAAAGAAGTATCATCATTTTGCAAAACTGGTTACGTAACTGCTGTAAAGTATCACTGATGTGTAAAAGAGACTTTCTTACCTCTTCCAAGCAAGTCTAAAACCGTTGTTGGTACCGATATGGATGTAGCCGTTCTCTCGAGAGGTATCGCGTCTCCATCAGAGAATAGTCGAGTATTACCTTCTTGAAGAGAGCCATCGACTAACAGTGTCTCATTTTCCGGCAATATATTTGCAAAAGCTAAGCTACTACCGACACTCCTTGCATCTATTTTAACCGCAGTTACCCCAACGTTGTCAAGAACTGTGGAGAAATTTCCATCATTTGTCTGAAAATTTGTGATTTGTCCCTCTAATGCAGCCACAGCCCTTCCTCCTTCAATCATGCCATCCTCTAATACATCTCGGTCTAGATTCATAAGATTGTTGATGCTTCTTACCACTGGGTCCGTCACCTATAAccgagaaaaaaagaaaattgaataaACGCAAAATTACTGTAGATTGTACttgaattatatttttatacGTGACATCCTTTATTATGTCTCTCCCCTCTCATCATCATTCCCGACACATATTCCCTTTCCCACCCCATCCCAATTAACCATGGCACCGTTCCAAACTCAAGCCATACATGACTCCGTATATTTCTGAAGATATGATGGCGAGTTGCTTGTGATTCTCATTTACCCCACACTTAGCATATGCACTATATTTCATGATACAGTTTGTTGATCTGCTTACGTTAATAGAGGCCTCTCCTGCTCTCACGACTGACTCCAGAGATGAGATGAGCAACTCTATCCTCTGTGGATCTTCTTCCAAAAAGTCTTCATCATCCGATATTTCTGCTATCGATTCTGAGGACTGAGGAATACCCGGGCAATAATGTGATAAGAATCGATAATGGTTAACAATATTATTCCTCACCAAATTATAAGAATGCTTATTAACAGAAAACACACCTTGGAAAATTCAAGTTATGTAAGATGTCCCAAAAGAGGGTCACCAAACTCCCCCCACACACCTTATCAACACTTCAGTACAATATGACCCACCCCCCTCCGAGAGAAAGCTCAACTTTGTCCATATATTTCCAAATGTTTTAGTTATCAAGCAACGTTTTGTTTTTCGGAGAAATTAAAAACGAAAGCAGCATTGAAAAAGTTTACGACGGAAGTTAAAACTTACATTAATAATATCCATGAGTTCATTTTCAAGCCCCGTCGCTAAAGTAATGAGAGAAAACGTTCATATCAGGATATAACTAGTTCTGAAACATTTGGGGAAGTGAGCGTAATGAAAACAACCAATAAATCATAATAAGGGGATTTATTGGAACCCTTCtctgataaataaatatatatatatatatatatatatatatatatatatatatatatatatatatatatatatatatatatatatatatatatatatatttatatatatatatatatatatatatatatatatatatatatatatatatatatatatatatatgtatacatatatagagttggttggttggcgtctatcttggcgcagagtgctctatgtctgGTTGaaagagcggaatatatgttgaggctagtggaacactagtagttgtaacacAGTAGTTGTAACCctgagtttcacgcgttgagcgatcatcaaaTTTATatagtatctatatatatatatatatatatatatatatatatatatatatatatatatatatatatatatatatatatatatatatatatatatatatatataaatatatatatatttatttatatatatatatatatatatatataaatataaatatatatatatttatttatatatatatatatatatgtatatatatatatatatatatatatatatatatatacatatatatatatacatatatatacatctgtatATACATCTatgtacatctatatatatatatatatatatatatatatatatatatatatatatatatatatatatatatatatatatatatatatatatatatatatatatatattccatactGAATATTATAAACGTGTGCTCGACCGATCTTGTCAGATAACCCTTTGCTGTAACAGCTTTTCAGTCGCTAAGTAACAACTCCAAAGTCATGACACAGCCGTATCTTTGAGTAAACAAGTGTAGGTGTCTAGCTACGCACTAATATGTATATTGAGAAAAGAACAGCAACGTACACGGTTACCTATACTACGTCGTGTGTTAACAGAGTAGTGAACGTTTGTTTGAAGCAACTATACGAATAAGATTGACTAGGACTTGTGAACAATAAGGAAATGTAAGGCATTTCCCCGTAGCTGCAAATTAAACTCTGGCATAAATTTTTAAGATACCGAGTAATGGTGGTATCATATTGACATTACTAAAAACATCAATTTAATTGCTGTATGAAAATAATATCTAAAtcagaaacaaattaaaaaaatcagagacgaaaacaaaaggaagaaaaaactaAATCTGTAGATTAAACATCGAAACAAATCGAGACAGGCAATTTTGGGAATTTTATTTGGGAATTTAGTGTCTCCTCTCGGCCACCGTCCTACGCGAGTGTTAATTTTCACGTTACTAATGATGTTTGTTTTTGCTGTGACACTgttgatataaaacaaaagctaCAAAACTTGTGCTGTGCAATATATGTTTACTTTGGACTTTAAAACTGTGTAATTACATGACAAATGGCATCGGACTATGGAATCCTTGTGTTTATGATTAATTCACGACTGAGTAAAGATTTGATTTTCATAAGTAACATCTTCTTTACTAATCTTTACGTATGCCAAAATGTGTGTCGCTATGTGAATCATAGAATAAGTACACATACGCGATTATCCACAGAAAAGGATAATGCAACCTATACAGAAACAGTACACATGTAATAGCAGTGTCCACACAATATCAGTGTATGTACACAATAACGGTAAATATGTAATAACAGTAATCATATATCCGAATTCATGTACTAACCGTACATATGAAATAAAGCATGCTATAACTGTATATACttaatacaattacaatatcCATACGATAACAGGACACATGATATTGACAATATGAAATAACAGTGCAGAAATAACATGCATTTAATAAAGGTATTCATGTAATAACAGTATACATGCAATAACATCATGTAAGTAATAACAGTGTGCatgtaataaaagtataaatgATATAACAGTATGCATGTAATAACAGTATACATGTAATAACAGTATGCATGTAATAAAGGTATACAtgtaatgaaagtatacattcAATAACTCTATAGGTCAGCAAATTCACTTACCTTTACAAACACCGTCGACTTTCTCGTAGTCTTCTCCGCAGTTGCAAAGAACGTCAACGCCGCCATCACTCATGCAGACCTCTGTTGTTTTATTGCATTTGTCGTTAAGACCACATATTCTAACTGTTCAGAAAAAGAATTTCAGAACAACTTAAACAAATCTATCCTCATACATATTGGGCGTTTTGGTATGATACATAGATACACTCAAGCAAAGGCTGGAACACAAAAGAATAGTTCCCGCGTCACTAAATATATCAGGTTGACCCCAATGGCTACCCCAGCTTATAAAAATCAAGGCTGTGATCACGTgactattatgattattttgccTGATGATCTTACATTGAGTGACGTCACTACGATTGATCGTGTCCAGGTTTATATATCAAGGGAGAGAGTTCTTCGACACCTACGGGAAAAAtactttatctttattttacaaAAGACGTTGTTTGCTTCGATATGGTTTTGTTTTGGTCGGGCCCATCGCGCCCCGTTTCAAATTGTTCTTTTATTTCCTGTAATTATTCTTAGAAATTGAGAAGACATTCTTTAATCGCTTATTTACTCTGACCGCGTAAATTACTCTAGAGGCCCGCTTTTGTAGAGCTGTAACACCCCCTGccccttagacccccccccccccaccgcctcATCATGCTTGGTTATAAGTAAGACTTACCACAAGAGTAGGTAACCTCTAAGTACTTTTGGATGGTTCGGCACGGATCACCAAAAACTGCTGTACTCGCTTCCACAGAGCAACTAGTTTGGTTTTCACACATTTCCGTAACGTTTGATAGTTCATGCTGTGCTTTACAACCACCCGCTGGTGGCTCCTGATTTGAACAAAAGAAGAACATAGATGAACATAGATGAACACGATGTAGACATGATTAGCTGCTCTTTATCCAGGCTCTatctttatttgatgtatttcataaGGGCTCTATcgttatttgatgtatttcataaGGCTCAAtct
Protein-coding regions in this window:
- the LOC139980713 gene encoding adhesion G-protein coupled receptor G2-like isoform X2 encodes the protein MAALTFFATAEKTTRKSTVFVKSSESIAEISDDEDFLEEDPQRIELLISSLESVVRAGEASINVTDPVVRSINNLMNLDRDVLEDGMIEGGRAVAALEGQITNFQTNDGNFSTVLDNVGVTAVKIDARSVGSSLAFANILPENETLLVDGSLQEGNTRLFSDGDAIPLERTATSISVPTTVLDLLGRAGVELTAVPVTFIIYGNDVLFRPSMPTEAEENIEEEDKSTVNERVASQIISAIIRTENTSIVKLPQDSHVIATFLSNLKISVEETIEAQDCVVWSYNENTGEGFWTKDGCKRMFHDNRDLTMCSCDRLGSFAILIRVRKGPVEDQVALYYVTLIGSIISGLALVGCLIVFVSLKSFRSKQPTHIHINLCLSLLGFYIAFLLSPLAVGKDIYCTLASVIIHFFCLSTLAWMSAEAVNMHYLFLKTERTTVRHFIPIACLLAYGLPAACALLVVFLDNSTDFQSASYCFIHPGYALYFGFLTEVGAMFVFNFIIFIWVIRKILCRPLMVSQTAKNAKRNEIIKRVRHAILFWFVLGLSWIFGFSAAVDTKTLIFDYLYCFFISMQGILMFLLLCVANPAFQVKFKRTGSTQTKVTRQATARSLPSSQHGSSSRSNIPMDSMDNPSTSATR
- the LOC139980713 gene encoding adhesion G-protein coupled receptor G2-like isoform X1, with the translated sequence MCENQTSCSVEASTAVFGDPCRTIQKYLEVTYSCVRICGLNDKCNKTTEVCMSDGGVDVLCNCGEDYEKVDGVCKATGLENELMDIINSSESIAEISDDEDFLEEDPQRIELLISSLESVVRAGEASINVTDPVVRSINNLMNLDRDVLEDGMIEGGRAVAALEGQITNFQTNDGNFSTVLDNVGVTAVKIDARSVGSSLAFANILPENETLLVDGSLQEGNTRLFSDGDAIPLERTATSISVPTTVLDLLGRAGVELTAVPVTFIIYGNDVLFRPSMPTEAEENIEEEDKSTVNERVASQIISAIIRTENTSIVKLPQDSHVIATFLSNLKISVEETIEAQDCVVWSYNENTGEGFWTKDGCKRMFHDNRDLTMCSCDRLGSFAILIRVRKGPVEDQVALYYVTLIGSIISGLALVGCLIVFVSLKSFRSKQPTHIHINLCLSLLGFYIAFLLSPLAVGKDIYCTLASVIIHFFCLSTLAWMSAEAVNMHYLFLKTERTTVRHFIPIACLLAYGLPAACALLVVFLDNSTDFQSASYCFIHPGYALYFGFLTEVGAMFVFNFIIFIWVIRKILCRPLMVSQTAKNAKRNEIIKRVRHAILFWFVLGLSWIFGFSAAVDTKTLIFDYLYCFFISMQGILMFLLLCVANPAFQVKFKRTGSTQTKVTRQATARSLPSSQHGSSSRSNIPMDSMDNPSTSATR